A stretch of the Balneola vulgaris DSM 17893 genome encodes the following:
- a CDS encoding aminotransferase class IV produces the protein MQSAQPQYPTKVFLNGRIVDLQEAKISVFDRGFLFGDGVYEVMVGQNGQFYFIEDHFKRLQNSLAKVQIDFQVDSLFPHLNALLQSCSIRDEACLLYIQITRGIAPRKHNFPQDASPSVMMYILKKALPGINKSPLSVITSPDKRWLQCDIKMISLLGNVLANQIAVEHKVYESLLYRENKITEGSHCNVFFVKNDVVYTHPADDYILNGITRQKTIDLCKQIGIEVNEKAITVDELYKMDEAFLTGTTTQIASIKKVNDHFYYEGSTPGAVTAQLQKAFKKLKLSKFMASSN, from the coding sequence ATGCAATCAGCACAACCTCAATATCCCACCAAAGTATTCCTGAATGGTCGCATTGTCGACCTTCAGGAGGCTAAAATATCGGTTTTTGACCGAGGGTTTCTATTTGGTGATGGAGTATATGAGGTTATGGTAGGGCAAAATGGACAATTTTATTTTATAGAAGATCATTTTAAGCGTCTACAAAATAGCTTAGCTAAGGTTCAAATAGACTTCCAAGTGGATAGCCTATTCCCTCATCTAAATGCACTATTACAAAGCTGTAGCATTCGTGATGAGGCTTGCTTGCTCTACATTCAAATTACACGTGGTATTGCCCCACGGAAACACAATTTCCCTCAAGACGCATCTCCATCAGTGATGATGTACATCTTGAAAAAAGCATTACCTGGCATTAATAAAAGTCCACTATCCGTCATTACTTCACCGGATAAAAGATGGCTACAGTGTGATATCAAAATGATTTCGCTACTTGGTAATGTATTGGCAAACCAGATAGCCGTAGAACATAAAGTGTATGAATCGCTGTTATATCGCGAGAATAAAATCACAGAAGGCTCGCATTGTAATGTATTCTTTGTAAAGAACGATGTGGTGTATACCCATCCAGCTGATGATTACATATTGAATGGAATAACACGCCAGAAAACAATCGATTTGTGTAAACAAATTGGCATTGAAGTAAATGAGAAAGCCATTACCGTAGATGAGCTGTATAAAATGGATGAAGCATTTTTAACAGGTACTACTACCCAAATTGCATCCATAAAAAAAGTGAATGATCACTTCTATTATGAAGGCTCAACACCTGGGGCAGTTACGGCTCAACTTCAAAAAGCATTTAAGAAACTGAAACTAAGCAAGTTTATGGCTAGCAGTAACTAA
- a CDS encoding PLP-dependent aminotransferase family protein, with amino-acid sequence MQNKLNGILATNGFPENKTKMSVYRALAEALMEAVLSKQLVKGEKLPPSRVLANDIGVSRSTVIKAYEILCIEKYVKSVQGSGYYVEDVQRKKIKHRLLSISTNGSRPEISERGKRFRKYVNLMNRTSGGGTAFRPGLPPLDIFPVRQWQSLTNRYWRDVTYSEMSYGDPQGLLSLRKNITDYLRIYRNIHCHHDQVIIVTGSMHSISIIGDLLIDADDQIIVENPAYANAIAIFKSLKAKLLAASIDDEGIDIKGVPLSKVQDPKFIYTTPSNQYPSGIKMSLDRRLEVLEWAQKHNCLIVEDDYDHEFSNWEEPITSIFGLDKSESVIYLGTFNKLLHPSVRLGYIIVPPYLVNDIRASLEQTLRFVPPMNQKIMSTFIEKGYLSTHLRKVVEVSNTRRSYFIDQFNRELGAIMSLRPLTQGLHVIADLPKSIVDNELAKFLTENGITVFPLSKYVVKGNMGNGLVMGFSSVDKASIKSKIREMGALCRQFIKHQQSQ; translated from the coding sequence TTGCAGAACAAATTAAATGGCATTTTAGCTACCAACGGATTCCCCGAAAATAAAACCAAAATGAGTGTGTATAGGGCGCTTGCTGAGGCACTCATGGAGGCGGTACTCTCTAAACAGCTTGTTAAAGGCGAAAAACTACCACCCAGTAGAGTTTTAGCAAATGATATTGGAGTGTCGCGCTCTACCGTAATTAAAGCCTATGAGATACTTTGTATAGAAAAATATGTGAAGTCGGTACAAGGCTCAGGCTATTATGTGGAGGATGTGCAACGAAAAAAAATCAAGCATCGACTCTTAAGTATCAGCACAAATGGTTCACGCCCAGAGATTTCTGAGCGCGGTAAGAGATTTAGAAAGTATGTGAATCTGATGAATCGCACATCGGGAGGAGGTACGGCCTTTAGACCTGGATTGCCCCCATTAGATATATTTCCAGTTCGGCAGTGGCAAAGTCTAACTAACCGCTATTGGCGTGACGTTACCTATTCAGAAATGTCGTACGGTGACCCACAAGGTCTGCTGAGCTTACGGAAGAACATCACCGACTATCTGCGTATTTATCGAAATATTCATTGCCACCATGATCAAGTAATTATTGTTACGGGCTCAATGCATTCAATCTCAATCATCGGTGATTTATTGATTGATGCGGATGATCAGATCATTGTTGAAAACCCAGCCTACGCCAATGCCATAGCTATTTTTAAAAGTCTCAAGGCAAAATTACTAGCGGCAAGCATAGATGATGAAGGTATAGATATAAAAGGGGTTCCATTATCAAAGGTTCAAGACCCAAAATTTATTTATACCACTCCATCGAACCAATATCCTTCGGGAATTAAGATGAGTTTGGATAGAAGGTTGGAAGTTTTAGAATGGGCTCAGAAGCATAATTGCTTAATTGTTGAAGACGATTATGATCATGAGTTTAGCAATTGGGAAGAGCCTATAACTTCCATATTTGGCTTAGATAAAAGTGAAAGTGTAATCTATCTGGGTACCTTTAATAAGCTTCTTCATCCATCTGTTCGGCTCGGTTATATAATAGTGCCTCCTTATCTAGTGAATGATATAAGAGCGTCCCTAGAGCAAACACTCAGGTTTGTACCACCCATGAATCAAAAAATAATGTCGACCTTTATTGAGAAGGGTTATTTGAGTACCCATTTACGAAAAGTAGTAGAGGTGTCAAATACACGTCGATCTTACTTCATAGATCAATTTAATCGAGAGTTAGGTGCTATCATGAGCTTGAGGCCCCTTACCCAAGGCTTACACGTAATTGCCGATTTACCCAAATCGATTGTCGATAATGAACTTGCTAAGTTTCTAACTGAAAATGGAATTACCGTTTTCCCTTTGAGTAAGTACGTAGTTAAAGGAAATATGGGGAATGGCTTAGTAATGGGATTTTCTTCGGTAGATAAGGCCAGTATAAAATCCAAAATTAGAGAGATGGGTGCTTTATGCCGACAGTTCATAAAGCACCAGCAATCTCAATAA
- a CDS encoding phosphoribosylaminoimidazolesuccinocarboxamide synthase: MSTLLKEALNHCITDTNVSNIPEPYKGKVREVYTLNDDTLGIVVTDRISAFDYIMRQAIPFKGQILNQMAAFSFEKVKDIVPTHIKEVPHPNVTISKKCAPIPIEVVIRGYLTGHAWRTYKSGLRTLCGVTLPEGMVEHQKFEQPILTPATKATEGHDEDISEEEILSRGIVEEKLWNSIKETAFKLFERGTEVAAKQGLILVDTKYEFGLYNGELTLIDEVHTTDSSRYFYLDGYEARQAKGENQKQLSKEFLREWLMENEFQGLDGQTLPDLPDSFRIEVYERYAELFGLLTGKAFEPKLDKNINQSLEDLFEPYLK, translated from the coding sequence GGGAAGTTTATACGCTTAATGATGACACTTTAGGCATCGTTGTAACCGATAGAATTTCAGCATTTGATTATATCATGCGCCAAGCCATTCCTTTTAAAGGACAAATCCTTAATCAAATGGCTGCTTTTTCATTCGAAAAGGTGAAAGACATAGTGCCTACTCATATCAAAGAAGTCCCACACCCAAATGTGACGATCTCAAAAAAGTGCGCCCCGATTCCTATTGAAGTTGTGATTCGAGGCTATCTCACTGGGCATGCATGGCGTACCTATAAATCGGGATTGAGAACGTTATGTGGGGTAACACTTCCAGAAGGAATGGTTGAACATCAGAAGTTTGAACAACCCATCCTTACCCCTGCTACTAAAGCCACCGAAGGCCATGATGAAGATATCTCTGAAGAAGAAATACTATCGCGCGGTATCGTTGAAGAAAAGCTTTGGAATTCCATAAAAGAAACGGCATTCAAATTATTTGAACGTGGAACTGAAGTAGCTGCGAAACAAGGACTCATCCTAGTGGATACCAAGTATGAATTTGGACTATACAATGGTGAACTCACCTTAATTGATGAAGTTCACACCACAGATAGTAGTCGCTACTTTTACTTAGATGGCTATGAAGCACGCCAAGCTAAAGGGGAAAATCAGAAGCAATTAAGTAAAGAATTCCTCCGTGAGTGGTTAATGGAAAATGAGTTCCAAGGACTAGACGGGCAAACTTTACCAGACCTTCCCGATTCGTTTAGAATAGAAGTTTATGAGCGATATGCTGAATTGTTTGGCTTACTCACTGGTAAAGCTTTTGAACCAAAGCTCGACAAGAACATCAATCAGTCGCTTGAAGACTTATTTGAACCTTACCTAAAGTAA